The following are from one region of the Plutella xylostella chromosome 21, ilPluXylo3.1, whole genome shotgun sequence genome:
- the LOC105387563 gene encoding bumetanide-sensitive sodium-(potassium)-chloride cotransporter isoform X2 has product MLFLRISWVVAQAGVGLALVIILISAVVCVITTLSMSAICTNGEVKGGGIYYIISRSLGPEFGASVGIIFAFANAVAASMNTIGFCDSLNDLLKNHGVSIVDGGVNDVRIVGTIALVVMCIICAVGMDWESKAQNFLIAIIVGAMVTFAVGTLLGPRDAAEVAEGFVGFSSSVFTGNLKPDFRFSEGLQQDFFSVFAIFFPSVTGIQAGANISGDLKDPASAIPKGTLLALLISMVSYAVMVLFAGAGALRDASGNLTDLVMANGTVVDYSGVSACAVTGTCQFGLHNSYSVMQLMSAWGPFIYGGCWAATLSTALTNLLSVPRLIQALGIDRIYPGLIYFSKGYGKHGEPYRGYVLTFFVSLIFLLIADLNTIAPLISNFYLASYALINFCTFHAALVRPLGWRPTFRYYNVWVSMVGFLLCVAIMLLISWMMSLVTFAIFFTLYLIVHYRKPDVNWGSSTQAQMYKTALSSAHNLARTGEHVKNYWPQLLVLAGRPQARPALVDLGHLITKAGSLMIVGDISETKQTYREKSIRMRAGDEYLRERKIRAFCSGVNGFQFEQGARALVQAAGVGRLAPNVLLMGYKNDWRDAEPTDLVAYFNVLHTAFENRLAVAILRVPGGLDYSAIIAEDAPATGGLTATSSGSGDLRVRRGPHIMHADSDLDIRSSDSQPSSRHNLNILTLTTSRSFTVSDKEKPRKERRGEALHRQVVYRSSTGQELSKEQLSLMTLFQRKQESGTLDVWWLYDDGGLTILLPYIISQRAAWGHVKLRIFALANRRHEMELEERNMANLLSKFRIDYSSLTMVQDITEAPQAETKKMFEDIIKKFTDENVREEWRISETELLTLAEKTNRQLRLRELLLANSADARLVVMSLPMPRKGSVSAPLYMAWLEMLSRELPPTLFVRGNQTSVLTFYS; this is encoded by the exons ATGCTGTTCCTGCGCATCTCGTGGGTGGTGGCGCAGGCGGGCGTGGGGCTGGCGCTCGTCATCATCCTGATCTCTGCCGTGGTCTGCGTCATCACCACGCTGTCTATGAGCGCTATTTGCACTAATGGGGAGGTGAAAGGAG GTGGAATCTACTATATCATCTCGCGCTCTCTGGGCCCGGAGTTCGGCGCTTCCGTCGGCATAATCTTCGCGTTCGCCAACGCAGTAGCCGCCAGTATGAACACCATAGGGTTCTGTGACTCTCTCAACGACCTGCTGAAGAACCACGGAGTCAGCATCGTGGACGGAGGCGTCAATGACGTGAGGATCGTGGGCACAATCGCTCTGGTCGTCATGTGTATCATCTGCGCGGTCGGCATGGATTGGGAGAGCAAAGCGCAG AACTTCCTGATCGCGATCATCGTGGGCGCGATGGTGACGTTTGCCGTGGGCACGCTGCTGGGCCCGCGGGACGCCGCCGAGGTCGCCGAGGGGTTCGTGGGGTTCAGCT CGTCGGTGTTCACGGGGAACCTCAAGCCCGACTTCAGGTTCAGCGAGGGGCTGCAGCAGGACTTCTTCAGCGTGTTCGCCATCTTCTTCCCCTCCGTCACCGGCATCCAGGCCGGCGCCAACATCTCCGGGGACCTCAAG GATCCAGCGTCAGCCATCCCTAAAGGAACCCTCCTAGCCCTGCTGATCTCCATGGTGAGCTACGCCGTGATGGTGCTGTTCGCCGGAGCTGGAGCCCTGCGGGACGCCAGTGGGAACCTCACCGACCTGGTGATGGCCAACGGGACCGTGGTGGACTACAGCGGGGTGTCCGCCTGCGCAGTCACTGGGACGTGCCAGTTTGGACTGCATAATAGTTATTCG GTGATGCAGCTGATGTCGGCGTGGGGTCCCTTCATCTACGGCGGCTGCTGGGCGGCCACGCTCTCCACCGCCCTCACCAACCTGCTGTCGGTGCCGCGACTGATCCAGGCCCTCGGCATCGACCGCATCTACCCCGGCCTCATCTACTTCTCCAAGGGCTATGGGAAGCACGGCGAGCCGTACCGAGGATATGTGCTCACTTTCTTCGTGTCTCTTATCTTTCTTCTTATTG CTGACCTAAACACGATTGCTCCTCTCATATCGAACTTCTACCTGGCGTCGTACGCGCTCATCAACTTCTGCACATTCCATGCGGCCCTGGTCCGGCCTCTGGGCTGGAGGCCGACCTTCCGA TACTACAACGTGTGGGTGTCGATGGTGGGGTTCCTGCTGTGCGTGGCCATCATGCTGCTCATCAGCTGGATGATGTCTCTCGTCACCTTCGCCATCTTCTTCACGCTCTACCTCATCGTGCATTATAGGAAGCCTG ACGTGAACTGGGGCAGCAGCACGCAAGCGCAGATGTACAAGACGGCGCTCTCCAGCGCGCACAACCTCGCTCGCACCGGGGAGCACGTCAAGAACTACTGGCCCCAACTCCTGGTGCTGGCGGGGAGGCCTCAGGCGCGCCCGGCGCTGGTGGATCTAGGGCATCTGATCACCAAGGCCGGCTCGCTTATGATTGTGGGGGATATTTCTGAG ACAAAACAAACCTACCGCGAGAAATCAATCCGCATGCGCGCCGGCGACGAATACCTGCGCGAGCGCAAGATCCGCGCCTTCTGCTCCGGCGTCAACGGCTTCCAGTTCGAGCAGGGGGCCCGGGCGCTGGTGCAGGCCGCCGGCGTGGGACGCCTCGCGCCGAATGTGCTGCTCATGGGGTATAAGAACGACTGGAGGGACGCCGAGCCGACGGATCTGGTGGCGTACTTCAATGTGTTGCA CACAGCATTCGAGAACCGCCTAGCCGTGGCGATCCTGCGCGTGCCGGGCGGGCTGGACTACAGCGCCATCATCGCGGAGGACGCCCCGGCGACCGGCGGCCTCACGGCGACCTCCAGCGGCAGCGGCGACCTGCGCGTGCGCCGCGGCCCGCACATCATGCACGCTGACTCGGATCTGGATATACGCTCGTCGGATAGCCAGCCGAGCAGCCGGCATAATCTTA ACATCCTGACACTCACCACCTCGCGCTCCTTCACGGTGTCGGACAAGGAGAAGCCGCGCAAGGAGCGGCGCGGGGAGGCGCTGCACCGGCAGGTCGTGTACCGCAGTTCGACTGGCCAAGAGTTGTCTAAGGAACAGCTGTCGCTGATGACGCTGTTCCAGAGGAAACAG GAGTCGGGCACGCTGGACGTGTGGTGGCTGTACGACGACGGCGGGCTCACCATCCTGCTGCCCTACATCATCTCGCAGCGCGCCGCGTGGGGGCACGTCAAGCTCAGGATCTTCGCGCTGGCCAACAGGAGGCACGAGATGGAGCTTGAGGAGAGGAA CATGGCGAACCTCCTGTCGAAGTTCCGCATCGACTACTCGTCGCTGACGATGGTGCAGGACATCACGGAGGCGCCGCAAGCCGAGACCAAGAAGATGTTCGAGGACATCATAAAGAAGTTCACAGATGAGAATGTTAGGGAAG AGTGGCGCATCAGCGAGACGGAGCTACTGACCCTGGCGGAGAAGACGAACCGGCAGTTGCGCCTGCGGGAGCTGCTGCTGGCCAACTCCGCGGACGCCCGTCTTGTTGTTATGTCGCTGCCGATGCCTAGGAAG GGCTCGGTGTCAGCTCCGCTGTACATGGCGTGGCTGGAGATGCTGAGCCGCGAGCTGCCGCCCACGCTGTTCGTGCGCGGGAACCAGACCTCCGTGCTCACCTTCTACTCGTAG
- the LOC105387563 gene encoding bumetanide-sensitive sodium-(potassium)-chloride cotransporter isoform X1 codes for MDDTNVNINRFTVSTVESETKKNGIHMGASIISRPLRSSAETAANGQSETWLHDAGWKRKRSLAQLTREALPRMENYRNSKRALKRPSLGELHGDHLIREEEEHNQRDTKSPTPAQGIKLGWIQGVLIPCLLNIWGVMLFLRISWVVAQAGVGLALVIILISAVVCVITTLSMSAICTNGEVKGGGIYYIISRSLGPEFGASVGIIFAFANAVAASMNTIGFCDSLNDLLKNHGVSIVDGGVNDVRIVGTIALVVMCIICAVGMDWESKAQNFLIAIIVGAMVTFAVGTLLGPRDAAEVAEGFVGFSSSVFTGNLKPDFRFSEGLQQDFFSVFAIFFPSVTGIQAGANISGDLKDPASAIPKGTLLALLISMVSYAVMVLFAGAGALRDASGNLTDLVMANGTVVDYSGVSACAVTGTCQFGLHNSYSVMQLMSAWGPFIYGGCWAATLSTALTNLLSVPRLIQALGIDRIYPGLIYFSKGYGKHGEPYRGYVLTFFVSLIFLLIADLNTIAPLISNFYLASYALINFCTFHAALVRPLGWRPTFRYYNVWVSMVGFLLCVAIMLLISWMMSLVTFAIFFTLYLIVHYRKPDVNWGSSTQAQMYKTALSSAHNLARTGEHVKNYWPQLLVLAGRPQARPALVDLGHLITKAGSLMIVGDISETKQTYREKSIRMRAGDEYLRERKIRAFCSGVNGFQFEQGARALVQAAGVGRLAPNVLLMGYKNDWRDAEPTDLVAYFNVLHTAFENRLAVAILRVPGGLDYSAIIAEDAPATGGLTATSSGSGDLRVRRGPHIMHADSDLDIRSSDSQPSSRHNLNILTLTTSRSFTVSDKEKPRKERRGEALHRQVVYRSSTGQELSKEQLSLMTLFQRKQESGTLDVWWLYDDGGLTILLPYIISQRAAWGHVKLRIFALANRRHEMELEERNMANLLSKFRIDYSSLTMVQDITEAPQAETKKMFEDIIKKFTDENVREEWRISETELLTLAEKTNRQLRLRELLLANSADARLVVMSLPMPRKGSVSAPLYMAWLEMLSRELPPTLFVRGNQTSVLTFYS; via the exons ATGGACGACACTAATGTAAACATTAACCG GTTCACCGTGTCCACGGTGGAATCGGAGACCAAGAAGAATGGCATCCACATGGGCGCCAGCATCATATCCCGCCCTCTCCGCTCCTCTGCCGAGACAGCCGCCAACGGCCAATCAGAGACCTGGCTCCATGACGCAGGCTGGAAGCGCAAGCGCTCATTGGCCCAGCTCACGAGGGAAGCCCTGCCTCGGATGGAGAACTACAGGAACTCCAAGAGAGCCCTGAAAAGGCCGAGTCTGGGAGAACTGCATGGTGATCATTTGATTCGGGAAGAG GAGGAGCACAACCAAAGAGATACAAAGTCACCGACTCCCGCGCAAGGAATCAAATTAGGATGGATCCAA GGCGTGCTGATCCCGTGCCTGCTGAACATCTGGGGCGTGATGCTGTTCCTGCGCATCTCGTGGGTGGTGGCGCAGGCGGGCGTGGGGCTGGCGCTCGTCATCATCCTGATCTCTGCCGTGGTCTGCGTCATCACCACGCTGTCTATGAGCGCTATTTGCACTAATGGGGAGGTGAAAGGAG GTGGAATCTACTATATCATCTCGCGCTCTCTGGGCCCGGAGTTCGGCGCTTCCGTCGGCATAATCTTCGCGTTCGCCAACGCAGTAGCCGCCAGTATGAACACCATAGGGTTCTGTGACTCTCTCAACGACCTGCTGAAGAACCACGGAGTCAGCATCGTGGACGGAGGCGTCAATGACGTGAGGATCGTGGGCACAATCGCTCTGGTCGTCATGTGTATCATCTGCGCGGTCGGCATGGATTGGGAGAGCAAAGCGCAG AACTTCCTGATCGCGATCATCGTGGGCGCGATGGTGACGTTTGCCGTGGGCACGCTGCTGGGCCCGCGGGACGCCGCCGAGGTCGCCGAGGGGTTCGTGGGGTTCAGCT CGTCGGTGTTCACGGGGAACCTCAAGCCCGACTTCAGGTTCAGCGAGGGGCTGCAGCAGGACTTCTTCAGCGTGTTCGCCATCTTCTTCCCCTCCGTCACCGGCATCCAGGCCGGCGCCAACATCTCCGGGGACCTCAAG GATCCAGCGTCAGCCATCCCTAAAGGAACCCTCCTAGCCCTGCTGATCTCCATGGTGAGCTACGCCGTGATGGTGCTGTTCGCCGGAGCTGGAGCCCTGCGGGACGCCAGTGGGAACCTCACCGACCTGGTGATGGCCAACGGGACCGTGGTGGACTACAGCGGGGTGTCCGCCTGCGCAGTCACTGGGACGTGCCAGTTTGGACTGCATAATAGTTATTCG GTGATGCAGCTGATGTCGGCGTGGGGTCCCTTCATCTACGGCGGCTGCTGGGCGGCCACGCTCTCCACCGCCCTCACCAACCTGCTGTCGGTGCCGCGACTGATCCAGGCCCTCGGCATCGACCGCATCTACCCCGGCCTCATCTACTTCTCCAAGGGCTATGGGAAGCACGGCGAGCCGTACCGAGGATATGTGCTCACTTTCTTCGTGTCTCTTATCTTTCTTCTTATTG CTGACCTAAACACGATTGCTCCTCTCATATCGAACTTCTACCTGGCGTCGTACGCGCTCATCAACTTCTGCACATTCCATGCGGCCCTGGTCCGGCCTCTGGGCTGGAGGCCGACCTTCCGA TACTACAACGTGTGGGTGTCGATGGTGGGGTTCCTGCTGTGCGTGGCCATCATGCTGCTCATCAGCTGGATGATGTCTCTCGTCACCTTCGCCATCTTCTTCACGCTCTACCTCATCGTGCATTATAGGAAGCCTG ACGTGAACTGGGGCAGCAGCACGCAAGCGCAGATGTACAAGACGGCGCTCTCCAGCGCGCACAACCTCGCTCGCACCGGGGAGCACGTCAAGAACTACTGGCCCCAACTCCTGGTGCTGGCGGGGAGGCCTCAGGCGCGCCCGGCGCTGGTGGATCTAGGGCATCTGATCACCAAGGCCGGCTCGCTTATGATTGTGGGGGATATTTCTGAG ACAAAACAAACCTACCGCGAGAAATCAATCCGCATGCGCGCCGGCGACGAATACCTGCGCGAGCGCAAGATCCGCGCCTTCTGCTCCGGCGTCAACGGCTTCCAGTTCGAGCAGGGGGCCCGGGCGCTGGTGCAGGCCGCCGGCGTGGGACGCCTCGCGCCGAATGTGCTGCTCATGGGGTATAAGAACGACTGGAGGGACGCCGAGCCGACGGATCTGGTGGCGTACTTCAATGTGTTGCA CACAGCATTCGAGAACCGCCTAGCCGTGGCGATCCTGCGCGTGCCGGGCGGGCTGGACTACAGCGCCATCATCGCGGAGGACGCCCCGGCGACCGGCGGCCTCACGGCGACCTCCAGCGGCAGCGGCGACCTGCGCGTGCGCCGCGGCCCGCACATCATGCACGCTGACTCGGATCTGGATATACGCTCGTCGGATAGCCAGCCGAGCAGCCGGCATAATCTTA ACATCCTGACACTCACCACCTCGCGCTCCTTCACGGTGTCGGACAAGGAGAAGCCGCGCAAGGAGCGGCGCGGGGAGGCGCTGCACCGGCAGGTCGTGTACCGCAGTTCGACTGGCCAAGAGTTGTCTAAGGAACAGCTGTCGCTGATGACGCTGTTCCAGAGGAAACAG GAGTCGGGCACGCTGGACGTGTGGTGGCTGTACGACGACGGCGGGCTCACCATCCTGCTGCCCTACATCATCTCGCAGCGCGCCGCGTGGGGGCACGTCAAGCTCAGGATCTTCGCGCTGGCCAACAGGAGGCACGAGATGGAGCTTGAGGAGAGGAA CATGGCGAACCTCCTGTCGAAGTTCCGCATCGACTACTCGTCGCTGACGATGGTGCAGGACATCACGGAGGCGCCGCAAGCCGAGACCAAGAAGATGTTCGAGGACATCATAAAGAAGTTCACAGATGAGAATGTTAGGGAAG AGTGGCGCATCAGCGAGACGGAGCTACTGACCCTGGCGGAGAAGACGAACCGGCAGTTGCGCCTGCGGGAGCTGCTGCTGGCCAACTCCGCGGACGCCCGTCTTGTTGTTATGTCGCTGCCGATGCCTAGGAAG GGCTCGGTGTCAGCTCCGCTGTACATGGCGTGGCTGGAGATGCTGAGCCGCGAGCTGCCGCCCACGCTGTTCGTGCGCGGGAACCAGACCTCCGTGCTCACCTTCTACTCGTAG